Proteins found in one Serinicoccus marinus DSM 15273 genomic segment:
- a CDS encoding xanthine dehydrogenase family protein molybdopterin-binding subunit, translating into MTAVDDRPATDAASPSGEVGRDRRRKEDQRLITGRTKWTDNLQLQGMLHLAMVRSPVAHARITGVDATAAQESQGVIAVLTGEDVKDLQGSLPCAWPITEDQKAPPHPAIAVDRVAFSGEIVAVVAARTAAAARDAAELVDVDYEDLPAVLDLKAAAADEALAHPDLGTNRSATWVFDSAEAGTGSSVDDAIAEADVVVEREFRQQRLIPAFMEPRSTVVDPTGEQFVMWSATQVPHILRLMLAMTLGVDEGKVRVIAPDVGGGFGGKLQVTPEEIITFLMARHTGRPCKWTETRSESLLSAHHGRDQWQKLTLAARSDGTVTGLKVELLADMGAYLGLVTPGVPILGAFMFNSIYKFPAYHFACTNVFTNKTWTDAYRGAGRPEATFAIERIMDELALELGRDPMEVREQNWITHDEFPFTTVCGLEYDSGNYEAATDRAKELFGYDELRAEQRRRRESGDRVQLGIGISTFTEMCGLAPSRVLGSLNYGAGGWEHASVRMLPTGKVEVITGSSAHGQGHETAWSQIVADQLGVPFEDVEVLHGDTQISHKGLDTYGSRSLVVGGQAVINAAKKVIEKAKPLAAHQLEANVDDLEFRDGKFTVLGAGEDQEGIGLAGLALAVFAAHDLPDGMEPSLDADATFDPVNFSFPHGTHLCAMEVDTETGATTMRSYVCVDDIGNVVNPLIVEGQVHGGLVQGIAQALWEEAVYDDQGTLVSGSFVDYTLPTTADTINFVTDRTTSPATSNDLGVKGVGEAGCIASTPAVVNAVLDAIRQYGVEDILMPCTPERVWRAIQEGNAGARAETAEDAAGHFVQGEPNQDPPGPSGTGDAPTSTITTTQEGGQA; encoded by the coding sequence ATGACCGCGGTCGACGACAGGCCGGCCACCGACGCGGCGTCCCCGAGCGGGGAGGTCGGTCGCGACCGGCGCCGCAAGGAGGACCAGCGGCTCATCACCGGCCGCACCAAGTGGACCGACAACCTCCAGCTCCAGGGGATGCTGCACCTGGCGATGGTCCGCAGCCCGGTCGCCCACGCCCGGATCACCGGCGTCGACGCCACCGCGGCCCAGGAGTCGCAGGGTGTTATCGCCGTGCTGACCGGCGAGGACGTCAAGGACCTGCAGGGCAGCCTGCCCTGCGCCTGGCCCATCACCGAGGACCAGAAGGCACCGCCCCACCCGGCCATCGCCGTCGACCGCGTCGCCTTCTCCGGCGAGATCGTCGCCGTCGTCGCCGCCCGCACCGCCGCGGCGGCCCGGGACGCCGCCGAGCTGGTCGACGTCGACTACGAGGACCTGCCTGCGGTGCTCGACCTCAAGGCCGCGGCCGCCGACGAGGCGCTGGCGCACCCCGACCTCGGCACCAACCGCTCGGCCACCTGGGTCTTCGACTCGGCCGAGGCCGGCACCGGTTCCAGCGTCGACGACGCGATCGCGGAGGCCGATGTCGTCGTCGAGCGCGAGTTCCGTCAGCAGCGGCTCATCCCCGCCTTCATGGAGCCACGCTCGACCGTCGTCGACCCCACGGGCGAGCAGTTCGTCATGTGGTCGGCCACCCAGGTGCCGCACATCCTGCGGCTCATGCTGGCGATGACCCTGGGCGTCGACGAGGGCAAGGTGCGCGTCATCGCCCCCGACGTGGGCGGCGGCTTCGGCGGCAAGCTGCAGGTCACCCCGGAGGAGATCATCACCTTCCTCATGGCCCGGCACACCGGCCGGCCCTGCAAGTGGACCGAGACCCGCAGCGAGAGCCTGCTCTCGGCGCACCACGGCCGCGACCAGTGGCAGAAGCTCACGCTCGCCGCGAGGTCCGACGGCACCGTCACCGGGCTCAAGGTGGAGCTGCTCGCCGACATGGGGGCATACCTCGGCCTGGTCACGCCCGGCGTGCCGATCCTGGGCGCCTTCATGTTCAACTCGATCTACAAGTTCCCCGCCTACCACTTCGCCTGCACCAACGTCTTCACCAACAAGACGTGGACCGACGCCTACCGCGGCGCCGGCCGCCCGGAGGCGACCTTCGCCATCGAGCGGATCATGGACGAGCTCGCGCTCGAGCTGGGGCGCGACCCGATGGAGGTGCGCGAGCAGAACTGGATCACCCACGACGAGTTCCCCTTCACCACGGTGTGCGGGCTGGAGTACGACTCCGGCAACTACGAGGCCGCCACCGACCGCGCCAAGGAGCTCTTCGGGTATGACGAGCTGCGGGCCGAGCAGCGGCGTCGCCGGGAGAGCGGCGACCGGGTCCAGCTCGGGATCGGCATCTCGACGTTCACCGAGATGTGCGGGCTGGCCCCCTCCCGGGTGCTGGGCTCGCTCAACTACGGCGCCGGTGGCTGGGAGCACGCCTCGGTGCGGATGCTGCCGACCGGCAAGGTGGAGGTCATCACCGGGTCCTCCGCCCACGGGCAGGGGCACGAGACCGCCTGGAGCCAGATCGTGGCCGACCAGCTCGGGGTTCCCTTCGAGGACGTCGAGGTGCTGCACGGGGACACCCAGATCAGCCACAAGGGGCTGGACACCTACGGCTCGCGGTCCCTCGTGGTCGGCGGGCAGGCGGTCATCAACGCCGCCAAGAAGGTCATCGAGAAGGCGAAACCGCTCGCGGCGCACCAGCTCGAGGCCAACGTGGACGACCTGGAGTTCCGCGACGGGAAGTTCACCGTCCTGGGCGCCGGCGAGGACCAGGAGGGCATCGGGCTCGCGGGGCTCGCGCTCGCCGTCTTCGCCGCGCACGACCTCCCGGACGGCATGGAGCCGAGCCTGGACGCCGACGCGACCTTCGACCCGGTCAACTTCTCCTTCCCGCACGGCACGCACCTGTGCGCGATGGAGGTCGACACCGAGACCGGGGCGACGACGATGCGGTCCTACGTCTGCGTCGACGACATCGGCAACGTGGTCAACCCGCTCATCGTCGAGGGCCAGGTCCACGGTGGGCTCGTCCAGGGCATCGCCCAGGCGCTGTGGGAGGAGGCGGTCTACGACGACCAGGGGACGCTGGTCTCCGGCTCGTTCGTCGACTACACGCTGCCGACCACGGCGGACACCATCAACTTCGTCACCGACCGCACCACCTCGCCTGCGACGTCGAACGACCTCGGGGTCAAGGGCGTGGGCGAGGCAGGGTGCATCGCCTCCACACCAGCCGTGGTCAACGCGGTGCTCGACGCGATCCGGCAGTACGGCGTCGAGGACATCCTCATGCCCTGCACCCCCGAGCGGGTGTGGCGGGCCATCCAGGAGGGGAACGCCGGAGCACGGGCCGAGACGGCGGAGGACGCCGCCGGTCACTTCGTCCAGGGTGAGCCCAACCAGGACCCACCTGGTCCGTCCGGCACCGGTGACGCGCCGACGTCGACGATCACGACGACGCAGGAAGGCGGTCAGGCATGA
- a CDS encoding (2Fe-2S)-binding protein gives MKITVKVDGTSYTDDVEPRTLLVYHLRETLGKTGTVVGCDTSNCGACTVLLDGRSAKSCNVLAVQADGHEVTTIEGLADGESLTPVQEAFRDCHALQCGYCTPGMIMQATDLLSSNPSPTEAEVRVGMEGNLCRCTGYHNIVKAVLQASGQGTATGGEQS, from the coding sequence ATGAAGATCACCGTGAAGGTCGACGGCACCAGTTACACCGACGACGTAGAACCCCGGACCCTGCTCGTCTACCACCTGCGCGAGACCCTCGGGAAGACCGGGACCGTGGTGGGCTGCGACACCAGCAACTGCGGCGCCTGCACGGTCCTGCTCGACGGTCGCAGCGCGAAGTCCTGCAACGTCCTCGCCGTCCAGGCCGACGGCCACGAGGTCACCACCATCGAAGGGCTGGCCGACGGGGAGTCTCTCACCCCGGTCCAGGAGGCCTTCCGCGACTGCCACGCCCTGCAGTGCGGCTACTGCACCCCCGGCATGATCATGCAGGCCACCGACCTGCTCAGCAGCAACCCGAGTCCCACCGAGGCGGAGGTCCGCGTCGGCATGGAGGGCAACCTGTGCCGGTGCACCGGCTACCACAACATCGTCAAGGCGGTCCTGCAGGCCTCCGGCCAGGGCACCGCCACCGGAGGTGAGCAGTCATGA
- a CDS encoding M48 family metalloprotease: MLLLVAGSLLGGQDGVTLLLAAVAPEAPGWLAIAVRFSLLLLALVLVVLAVLLAVVPADRELRRTEQSTGGAVREAVRAFLVIGVLGGVVGGIGGAVMVWDTWAYLAFLVVVMVVVAVLGPMLISRMMRTRELPEPHRSRLREQLEAHDVRVRDLRMIDTRGGKVVNAAISGVLPQLRYVFVTDHALEVLSEEDLEAVLAHEAGHGKGHHLLIKAGAALLPLLLIVGGGWAAREQLGRLLETVPLWGVLAAVWLVVPVLLITVQGVVGIALEKRADDYAARTVGAEQLASALDALAEANVAKRRTGRLWNLLQQHPGLEGRIARLRSAPHSEEPADG; this comes from the coding sequence ATGCTGCTCCTCGTGGCCGGCTCCCTGCTGGGCGGCCAGGACGGCGTGACCCTGCTGCTCGCCGCGGTCGCCCCGGAGGCGCCGGGATGGCTCGCGATCGCGGTGCGGTTCTCGCTCTTGCTGCTGGCGCTCGTGCTGGTGGTCCTGGCGGTGCTCCTCGCGGTCGTCCCGGCGGACCGGGAGCTACGGCGGACCGAGCAGAGCACCGGCGGCGCCGTGCGGGAGGCGGTGAGGGCCTTCCTCGTCATCGGCGTCCTGGGAGGCGTGGTCGGCGGCATCGGCGGGGCGGTGATGGTGTGGGACACCTGGGCCTACCTCGCCTTCCTGGTGGTCGTGATGGTCGTCGTGGCGGTTCTGGGACCCATGCTCATCAGCCGCATGATGCGCACCCGGGAGTTGCCGGAACCGCACCGGTCCCGGCTGCGCGAGCAGCTCGAGGCGCACGACGTCCGCGTCCGTGACCTGCGGATGATCGACACCCGCGGCGGCAAGGTGGTCAACGCCGCGATCAGCGGTGTGCTGCCGCAGCTGCGCTACGTCTTCGTCACCGACCACGCGCTGGAGGTGCTCAGCGAGGAGGACCTCGAGGCGGTCCTCGCGCACGAGGCGGGGCACGGCAAGGGGCACCACCTGCTCATCAAGGCCGGCGCCGCACTGCTGCCCCTGCTGCTCATCGTCGGCGGCGGCTGGGCCGCACGTGAGCAGCTCGGTCGGCTGCTGGAGACGGTGCCGCTGTGGGGAGTGCTCGCGGCGGTCTGGCTGGTCGTGCCGGTCCTGCTCATCACGGTCCAGGGTGTGGTCGGCATCGCCCTGGAGAAGCGGGCGGACGACTACGCCGCCCGCACCGTGGGCGCCGAGCAGCTCGCCTCGGCGCTCGACGCCCTCGCCGAGGCCAACGTGGCGAAGCGGCGCACGGGCCGGCTGTGGAACCTGTTGCAGCAGCATCCCGGGCTCGAGGGGCGCATCGCGCGCCTGCGATCCGCGCCGCACAGCGAGGAACCCGCCGACGGGTGA
- a CDS encoding vWA domain-containing protein, with protein MSADAPDAGADGSTRPEGWGAGQVLAGFARACRGAGLPVTADRERTFLQACAAVGLGEQARVYWAGRATLTASPADLGAYDRVFGGWFGGVPLDAVSREEPPRPTTVQSPLEDGRGEDDADGQEMLHALASAQEVLRYRDVAGLSPADRAALRRQFTTLRPRPPTRRGRRHTRSRRGEVDGRATVRAHLRNLGEPTRIRWREQAVRRRGVVLLVDVSGSMSSYADALLRLAHTVVQSAPASTEVFTVGTRLTHVTRALRERDPDRALLAAGETVPDWSGGTRLGEAVEVFLRRWGRRGMARGAVVVVLSDGWERQALEALGEQMRRLRSLAHRVVWANPHRGKAGYAPVQAGIVAALPHVDDFVAGHSLATFEELLDVIARA; from the coding sequence ATGAGCGCCGACGCCCCTGACGCCGGGGCCGACGGCTCGACCCGGCCCGAGGGGTGGGGCGCCGGCCAGGTGCTCGCTGGCTTCGCCCGGGCCTGCCGGGGCGCCGGGCTCCCGGTCACCGCGGACCGGGAGCGCACTTTCCTGCAGGCCTGCGCCGCCGTCGGGCTGGGGGAGCAGGCGCGGGTCTACTGGGCCGGTCGGGCGACCCTCACCGCCTCGCCGGCCGACCTGGGCGCCTACGACCGGGTCTTCGGCGGCTGGTTCGGCGGGGTGCCGCTGGACGCGGTGAGCCGCGAGGAGCCGCCGCGGCCCACGACGGTGCAGTCGCCGCTGGAGGACGGCCGGGGCGAGGACGACGCCGACGGGCAGGAGATGCTGCACGCGCTCGCGTCCGCGCAGGAGGTGCTGCGGTACCGCGACGTGGCCGGGCTGTCACCGGCGGACCGGGCGGCGCTGCGCCGCCAGTTCACGACGCTGCGCCCGCGCCCGCCCACGCGGCGCGGACGACGGCATACCCGGTCGCGACGAGGGGAGGTGGACGGCCGGGCGACGGTGCGCGCGCACCTGCGCAACCTCGGCGAGCCCACCCGGATCCGGTGGCGCGAGCAGGCGGTCCGGCGACGCGGCGTGGTGCTGCTCGTGGACGTCTCCGGCTCGATGAGCTCCTACGCCGACGCGCTGCTACGGCTGGCGCACACGGTCGTGCAGTCCGCGCCGGCCAGCACCGAGGTCTTCACCGTCGGCACGCGGCTCACCCACGTCACCCGGGCGCTGCGCGAGCGCGACCCCGACCGGGCGCTGCTGGCCGCGGGGGAGACGGTGCCGGACTGGTCGGGCGGGACCCGGCTCGGCGAGGCCGTCGAGGTCTTCCTGCGGCGCTGGGGGCGACGGGGGATGGCCCGCGGTGCGGTCGTCGTCGTGCTCAGCGACGGGTGGGAGCGGCAGGCGCTTGAGGCGCTGGGGGAGCAGATGCGACGGCTGCGCTCGCTGGCGCACCGGGTGGTGTGGGCCAACCCGCACCGCGGCAAGGCGGGGTATGCCCCGGTCCAGGCGGGCATCGTCGCCGCCCTGCCGCACGTCGACGACTTCGTCGCCGGCCACTCGCTGGCGACCTTCGAGGAGCTGCTGGACGTCATCGCGCGCGCCTGA
- a CDS encoding AAA family ATPase yields MHADALTSPDTLSAALAETAYLADDGLATVTWLAHTLQRPLLLEGEPGTGKTALAEAIAQLLDVPLIRLQCYEGIEASQALYDWDFPRQILHLRAVEALAQEATAGQRVEELEAELFDERFLQARPVLRALREAPCVLLVDEIDRADDEFEAFLLEVLSTWSVSIPELGVVAADTPPFVVLTSNRTRELHDALKRRCLYHWIEHPGLERELAIVRARLPQVEETLAREVVTLVQQVRDDESLVKPPGVAETLDWVRALAALGRSRLDPEVAAATMGAAVKYREDAERVRVALDRMLAG; encoded by the coding sequence ATGCACGCCGACGCCCTGACCAGCCCGGACACGCTGAGCGCCGCGCTGGCGGAGACGGCATACCTCGCGGACGACGGGCTCGCCACGGTGACGTGGCTGGCCCACACGCTCCAGCGGCCGCTGCTGCTGGAAGGGGAGCCCGGCACCGGCAAGACGGCGCTGGCCGAGGCGATCGCGCAGCTGCTGGACGTGCCGTTGATCCGGCTGCAGTGCTACGAGGGCATCGAGGCGAGCCAGGCGCTCTACGACTGGGACTTCCCGCGGCAGATCCTGCACCTGCGCGCGGTCGAGGCGCTCGCGCAGGAGGCGACGGCGGGGCAGCGGGTGGAGGAGCTCGAGGCCGAGCTCTTCGACGAGCGCTTCCTCCAGGCCCGCCCGGTGCTCCGGGCGCTGCGGGAGGCGCCGTGCGTGCTGCTCGTCGACGAGATCGACCGGGCCGACGACGAGTTCGAGGCCTTCCTGCTCGAGGTGCTCTCGACGTGGTCGGTGAGCATCCCCGAGCTCGGTGTCGTCGCCGCCGACACGCCGCCCTTCGTCGTGCTCACCTCCAACCGCACCCGCGAGCTGCACGACGCGCTCAAGCGCCGCTGCCTCTACCACTGGATCGAGCACCCCGGGCTGGAGCGCGAGCTCGCCATCGTCCGTGCCCGGCTGCCGCAGGTGGAGGAGACCCTCGCACGCGAGGTCGTCACCCTCGTCCAGCAGGTCCGGGACGACGAGAGCCTGGTCAAGCCGCCCGGGGTGGCCGAGACGCTGGACTGGGTGCGCGCCCTGGCCGCGCTCGGGCGCAGCCGGCTCGACCCCGAGGTGGCCGCCGCGACGATGGGGGCTGCGGTGAAGTACCGCGAGGACGCCGAGCGGGTCCGCGTCGCGCTCGACCGGATGCTCGCCGGCTGA
- a CDS encoding GntR family transcriptional regulator produces MLIRIDPDLATPVFEQIVDQVVAGVRAGDLVPGEKLPPVRQLAGDLGIAPNTVAKAYRQLEEEGHIETRGRGGTLVRDELAPSLPSRGEAEDFVRAARESGLDLSQAIGLLRRSW; encoded by the coding sequence GTGCTGATCCGGATCGACCCCGACCTCGCCACCCCCGTCTTCGAGCAGATCGTGGACCAGGTGGTCGCCGGGGTGCGCGCCGGCGACCTCGTGCCCGGCGAGAAGCTGCCCCCGGTCCGTCAGCTCGCCGGCGACCTCGGCATCGCGCCCAACACCGTCGCCAAGGCCTACCGCCAGCTCGAGGAGGAGGGGCACATCGAGACGCGCGGCCGCGGCGGCACGCTCGTGCGGGACGAGCTCGCCCCCTCCCTGCCCAGCCGGGGTGAGGCCGAGGACTTCGTGCGCGCCGCGCGGGAGTCCGGTCTCGACCTCTCCCAGGCGATCGGCCTGCTGCGCCGGAGCTGGTGA
- a CDS encoding nucleotidyltransferase family protein, whose translation MPAPAARVTGLLLAAGAGRRYGGPKALARTEGDTEAWVVRSARVLLDGGCGDVLVVTGAEAGRVERVLGHASGMPQVATTFCGTWEQGMGESLRAGLMSLVARGRTVPLVAVVHLVDLPDVGAEVVARLLAQGGTRPSTLARAAYQGTPGHPVALGQEHWEQVLGGARGDAGARTYLRRARPALVECGDLAGGRDVDEPEETT comes from the coding sequence ATGCCCGCACCCGCCGCCCGCGTCACCGGTCTGCTTCTCGCCGCCGGGGCCGGACGCCGCTACGGCGGGCCCAAGGCCCTGGCGAGGACCGAGGGTGACACCGAGGCGTGGGTGGTCCGCTCCGCGCGGGTCCTGCTCGACGGGGGCTGCGGGGACGTGCTCGTCGTCACCGGGGCCGAGGCGGGTCGGGTCGAGCGCGTGCTCGGCCACGCCTCCGGTATGCCGCAGGTCGCGACCACCTTCTGCGGCACCTGGGAGCAGGGGATGGGGGAGTCGCTGCGCGCCGGGCTCATGTCCCTCGTCGCGCGGGGTCGCACCGTGCCGCTCGTCGCGGTGGTGCACCTCGTGGACCTGCCCGACGTCGGCGCCGAGGTCGTCGCCCGGCTGCTGGCGCAGGGCGGCACCCGACCCTCCACCCTGGCGCGGGCGGCATACCAGGGCACGCCGGGGCACCCGGTCGCGCTCGGTCAGGAGCACTGGGAGCAGGTGCTCGGGGGAGCGCGCGGCGACGCAGGAGCCCGGACGTATCTGCGTCGCGCCCGGCCGGCTCTCGTCGAGTGCGGCGACCTGGCCGGCGGCCGCGACGTCGACGAGCCGGAGGAGACGACATGA
- a CDS encoding MBL fold metallo-hydrolase — protein MDVTVIDTSALGDRSYLVHDGEVALVVDPQRDIDRVTAAAAQAGVRITHVAETHIHNDYVTGGLELARATGAAYLVNAADPVQFDRTPISDGESVDVGGLQVQAVATPGHTETHLSYVVTHEGEQAVFSGGSLLFGSVGRTDLVAAAKTTELTHAQYASVRRLVGESQDDAALYPTHGFGSFCSSGPATGAESSTIAEQREHNHALTDQDEAHFVEQLIANLTAYPTYYAHMGPANLKGPQPVDLAVPEPLDAEELTRRLEQGEWVVDLRERVAFADGHLSGAVSFEYGDGASFTTFLGWVLPWNDRITLAGSREQVEAAIRDLSRIGIDSPDAALGTDPAQLAPDAATASYPRVGWEQLLRDRADDEAVLDVRREDEFAAAHLEGAVNVPLHELLTRMDEVPAGTVWVHCGSGYRAGVAASLIQRAGGSPVHVDAGFGDAQDAGLPITQG, from the coding sequence ATGGACGTCACCGTCATCGACACCTCAGCCCTGGGCGACCGGTCCTACCTCGTGCACGACGGCGAGGTGGCCCTGGTCGTGGACCCGCAGCGCGACATCGACCGCGTCACCGCCGCCGCAGCGCAGGCAGGGGTGCGGATCACCCACGTCGCGGAGACGCACATCCACAACGACTACGTCACCGGTGGGCTCGAGCTCGCCCGGGCGACCGGAGCGGCATACCTCGTCAACGCTGCCGACCCGGTGCAGTTCGACCGCACCCCGATCAGCGACGGCGAGAGCGTGGACGTCGGCGGGCTGCAGGTGCAGGCGGTCGCCACGCCCGGTCACACCGAGACCCACCTGTCCTACGTCGTCACGCACGAGGGCGAGCAGGCGGTCTTCTCCGGTGGCAGCCTGCTCTTCGGCTCGGTCGGGCGCACCGACCTCGTCGCGGCGGCCAAGACGACCGAGCTCACGCACGCGCAGTATGCCTCCGTGCGGCGGCTCGTGGGCGAGTCCCAGGACGACGCCGCGCTCTACCCCACCCACGGCTTCGGGTCGTTCTGCTCCAGCGGGCCGGCGACGGGCGCCGAGAGCTCGACGATCGCCGAGCAGCGGGAGCACAACCACGCCCTCACCGACCAGGACGAGGCCCACTTCGTCGAGCAGCTCATCGCCAACCTCACGGCTTACCCGACCTACTACGCGCACATGGGTCCGGCCAACCTCAAGGGCCCGCAGCCGGTCGACCTGGCCGTCCCCGAGCCGCTGGACGCCGAGGAGCTGACCAGGCGCCTGGAGCAGGGGGAGTGGGTCGTCGACCTGCGCGAGCGCGTCGCCTTCGCCGACGGGCACCTCTCGGGCGCGGTGAGCTTCGAGTACGGCGACGGGGCCAGCTTCACCACCTTCCTGGGCTGGGTGCTGCCGTGGAACGACCGCATCACGCTGGCCGGTAGCCGGGAGCAGGTCGAGGCCGCCATCCGCGACCTGTCCCGCATCGGCATCGACTCCCCGGACGCCGCGCTCGGCACCGACCCCGCGCAGCTCGCCCCGGACGCCGCGACGGCGTCCTATCCCCGCGTCGGCTGGGAGCAGCTGCTCCGCGACCGGGCCGACGACGAGGCCGTGCTCGACGTGCGTCGCGAGGACGAGTTCGCCGCCGCGCACCTCGAGGGTGCGGTCAACGTGCCGCTGCACGAGCTGCTCACCCGGATGGACGAGGTGCCGGCCGGCACGGTCTGGGTCCACTGCGGCTCGGGCTACCGCGCCGGGGTGGCCGCCAGCCTCATCCAGCGCGCGGGCGGCTCGCCGGTGCACGTGGACGCGGGCTTCGGCGACGCGCAGGACGCAGGCCTGCCGATCACCCAGGGCTGA
- a CDS encoding rhodanese-like domain-containing protein, with protein sequence MSNTPASTSTTVDAQWLAERRAAGADLLVLDVRTPAEFESAHIEGSYNVPLDTLKEHRADIARHLDTDVVLVCRSGARAEQADVTLSAAGSDNLHVLRGGMGAWESSGQRVVRGAQRWELERQVRLVAGGIVLSSILTSTVVPGAKWLAGGIGAGLTFAALSNTCAMGMLLSKLPYNQVKGTDPAQLVAQLTGR encoded by the coding sequence GTGAGCAACACCCCCGCCAGCACGAGCACGACCGTCGACGCCCAGTGGCTCGCCGAGCGCCGCGCCGCCGGAGCCGACCTGCTCGTCCTGGACGTCCGCACCCCCGCCGAGTTCGAGTCGGCCCACATCGAGGGCTCCTACAACGTGCCGCTGGACACGCTCAAGGAGCACCGCGCCGACATCGCCCGCCACCTGGACACCGACGTCGTGCTCGTCTGCCGGTCCGGCGCGCGGGCCGAGCAGGCCGACGTCACCCTCAGCGCCGCCGGCAGCGACAACCTCCACGTCCTGCGCGGCGGGATGGGCGCCTGGGAGAGCTCGGGCCAGCGGGTCGTCCGCGGCGCCCAGCGCTGGGAGCTGGAGCGCCAGGTCCGGCTCGTCGCCGGCGGCATCGTCCTCTCCAGCATCCTCACCAGCACCGTCGTGCCGGGCGCCAAGTGGCTCGCCGGCGGCATCGGCGCCGGCCTCACCTTCGCCGCGCTGAGCAACACCTGCGCGATGGGGATGCTGCTCTCCAAGCTGCCCTACAACCAGGTCAAGGGGACCGACCCGGCCCAGCTCGTCGCCCAGCTGACCGGACGCTGA
- a CDS encoding sulfite exporter TauE/SafE family protein, protein MTVLVLVLLLAALVGVTLGLLGGGGSILMVPLLVYVAGMNTKEAIATSLLVVGVTSAVGAVSHARAGRVQWPTGLVFGVAGMAGAYAGGRLAAYVPGHWLLVGFAAMMLATAFAMLRGRREVDPRKVHDHLPVPQVVLEGLVVGLVTGLVGAGGGFLVVPALALLGGLPMPVAVGTSLVVIAMKSAAGLGGYLASVHIDWTTAGLVTAAAVVGALLGGPLAGRIRPDRLRTMFGWFVLVMAAFIIVQEVVVPALAR, encoded by the coding sequence CTGACCGTGCTCGTCCTCGTCCTCCTCCTCGCCGCGCTCGTCGGGGTCACCCTCGGCCTGCTCGGCGGCGGCGGCTCGATCCTCATGGTGCCGCTGCTCGTGTACGTCGCCGGGATGAACACGAAGGAGGCGATCGCCACCTCGCTGCTCGTCGTCGGCGTGACCAGCGCCGTGGGTGCGGTCTCGCACGCCCGCGCGGGGCGGGTCCAGTGGCCGACCGGGCTCGTCTTCGGCGTGGCGGGGATGGCGGGGGCGTATGCCGGTGGCCGGCTCGCCGCCTACGTGCCGGGCCACTGGCTGCTCGTCGGCTTCGCGGCCATGATGCTCGCCACGGCCTTCGCCATGCTGCGCGGACGCCGCGAGGTGGACCCGCGCAAGGTGCACGACCACCTCCCCGTCCCCCAGGTCGTCCTGGAGGGTCTGGTCGTCGGGCTGGTCACCGGCCTGGTCGGCGCGGGCGGCGGCTTCCTCGTGGTGCCGGCGCTGGCACTCCTGGGCGGCCTGCCGATGCCGGTGGCCGTGGGGACCTCGCTCGTCGTCATCGCGATGAAGTCCGCGGCCGGCCTGGGCGGGTACCTCGCCTCGGTCCACATCGACTGGACCACGGCCGGTCTGGTGACGGCCGCGGCCGTGGTCGGCGCCCTGCTCGGCGGCCCGCTCGCCGGCCGCATCAGGCCCGACCGGCTGCGCACGATGTTCGGGTGGTTCGTCCTGGTCATGGCCGCGTTCATCATCGTCCAGGAGGTCGTCGTCCCGGCCCTGGCACGGTGA
- a CDS encoding GntR family transcriptional regulator — MRLDRTSAEPLWAQLHADLLRRLEAGEFTHGFPAEAELREEYAVSRHTVREALRRIRAAGLVRSGRGRRSEVLATTIEQPLGTLYSMFAEVESRGMTQRSQVLSAGLTREGRAADALGLAPESELFGLERLRLADDVPLAHDCVWMPAALAGVLVGTDFTRTALYGELERHGIPRPDGGHERIAAAVLDEDFAALLDVPPPAAGLVIERTGTLQGSPVECRRTTVRADRYALTLSFDADGFTVGR; from the coding sequence GTGAGACTCGACCGCACCAGCGCCGAGCCCCTCTGGGCCCAGCTGCACGCCGACCTCCTGCGGCGGCTGGAGGCCGGCGAGTTCACCCACGGGTTCCCCGCCGAGGCCGAGCTGCGCGAGGAGTATGCCGTCTCCCGGCATACCGTCCGCGAGGCACTGCGCCGGATCCGTGCCGCCGGCCTGGTCCGCTCCGGGCGCGGACGGCGCAGCGAGGTGCTGGCGACCACGATCGAGCAGCCGCTGGGCACCCTCTACTCGATGTTCGCGGAGGTCGAGTCGCGCGGGATGACGCAGCGCAGCCAGGTGCTCTCCGCCGGTCTCACACGCGAGGGACGGGCCGCGGACGCGCTGGGGCTGGCGCCGGAGAGCGAGCTCTTCGGGCTGGAGCGGCTGCGCCTCGCCGACGACGTGCCGCTGGCGCACGACTGCGTCTGGATGCCGGCGGCGCTCGCGGGGGTGCTCGTCGGCACCGACTTCACCCGGACCGCGCTCTACGGCGAGCTGGAGCGACACGGCATCCCCCGCCCCGACGGCGGCCACGAGCGGATCGCCGCCGCCGTGCTCGACGAGGATTTCGCGGCGCTGCTCGACGTGCCGCCGCCGGCCGCCGGGCTGGTCATCGAGCGCACCGGGACCCTGCAGGGGTCACCCGTCGAGTGCAGACGGACCACGGTGCGGGCGGACCGCTACGCCCTGACCCTTTCCTTCGACGCCGACGGCTTCACCGTCGGACGCTAG